The genome window GATATCAACGCCTTCGTTATGGAAAAAATTAAATATTTCTTCATGAGGAAGTTCTTTTTCAAAAAGGCGTAACATGTCATCTTCACTAATTTTTATCAACGGATTGAACTTGCAATACGTTTTGATTACTTGAATCGCTTCTTCTTGACTGTTCCAAAGTTTTTTGGCATAATTGACATCGATACTTAATCGACAGCCTAGGTTATATGCTTCTTCAGCTTTTTTTAAAATGGTGTCCTGCGCCGGTTTTTTGCTTAAAGCAAAACAAGTAGTGTGAAATATTTCAGTTTTGGATAATGTTTCTTTTGATATTTGTTCCTCATAAATACAATAATCGGCTTCACGGTATGGAATGAAGTCCGGTGTACTCTCAGATCTTGAAACAAAAATAACGCTGGTAGATTTATTATCCAGACACTTGATATGATCTGTATTTAAGCCAACACTGGACAGCCTGTCTAAAATATAAGTTCCAAAACCGTCATTTCCTACCGTTGCTACCATAATGGTATTTAATCCTAATCTTGAAGAGTTCATAGCAACATTAGTAGGTGAACCTCCTAAATAGCGATGATAATCTCTAGTGTTGTCAATAAAAACTCCTGATTGATGTCCGATAAAGTCTACAAGAACTTCACCAACACAAAGGATATCTATGTTATTCATAATTGTTGTTTTTTAATGGTTTATCGGACCAATTTTCACATCGTCTGCGGTTTTTTACTTTTAATAAAAAGTGTGGCTATTGCGCTTAATATTAAAAGTACTCCCGCAAAAGTGACGGCTAACCGAGCATCATTATTTAAAAAATGTTTTAAGATAAAACCAAAGGATAAATTTTGTAAAATCATTGGTATCACAATCATCATATTGATTATTCCCATATAAACTCCGTATCGTTCTTTAGGGATATTGGTAACAACCATCAGGTAAGGAATTCCCATCATGCTTGCCCATGCGACCCCATAGCCAATGATTACCGGAAGGAATAAATACTGATTTTGTATTATTGGGAAAAAGAAAAAGGAAATTGCCCCAAACAAAAGACAAACAAAATGCACCATTTTGGGACTGTGTCTCTTGGCTAATTTTGCCAGATAAAAAGCTACTGAAAAGGTTATAATAAATCCGAATGCACCAATCAATCCCATCCATTCTACCGCTTTTTCATAAATTTCTTTGTTAGAAGGAGTAACATTCCATACTGACAAAGCAATGCTTTTGGAATTGTTTTGCCAAAAACACATTAAAGCATACCATTGAAATAAATACACTAAAAAAAGCTGCCACATTACTTTTGGCATTTCCAATACAGCATGATAGATATCAACAAAAGGAGAAAGGAGGTTTAAGGGTTCTGATTTTATTTTTTCGATTTCTTCTTTTGCAGGTGGTATTTCTGCTGTTTTTTTCATGCTCCACCAAATCGACGTTATTGAAAGTACTGCTCCTAGAAAGAAAGAGGCATAAATCCAGTTAGGCAATTCCCCATTGTAACCTGTAAAAACGATGGGAAACAGGAATAATGAAATATAGGATAAGAATTGACCAAATCCGGTAAAAAAACTTTGTGCTTGAAAACCTGTCGGCTGCTGATCTTCGTTAAGAGTGTCGGCAATAAAAGCCCGATACGGTTCCATGGCGGTATTATTACCCACATCTAAAATCCAAAGCAGACCTGCAGCCATCCATAGTGAACTACTAAATGGGAAAAGAAATAAGGCAATACTACAAATCACAGCTCCAATAAAAAAGTAAGGTTTTCTTCTTCCCCACCTCGGATGCCAGGTTTTATCGCTCATTGCCCCAATTATGGGCTGAATCAATAATCCGGTTAGAGGTCCGGCTAAATTTAATATTGGAATTTGATCCGGACTGGCGTGAAGAAAATCATAGATAGGATTTACAGCACTTTGCTGCAAACCAAAACTGTATTGGATGCCAAAAAAGCCGACATTCATATTGATTATTTGCCAAAAACTAACTTTAGGTTTAGAGAGTACCATAATTATGTGTTTTTTATGATTTTAAAATCAATTCCTGTACTATAAAAATACAGGAATTGAAAACCAACCAACATTTATGCAATATCTATTTAATTAAAACTTATAGGATAATGCCATAGAAAGGGATCTTCCGGTCATTGATCTTGCTCTCACATAGTTTACTTTGTTTTCAGTGATGCTGCCTTCTTCTGCTTCAGTGATAGCAAGTGTGTTGAACAAGTTGTTTCCTGAAATATTTAAAGACAATCCTTTTGCAATACCTACTTCTACAAATCCATTTACAATTACAAATCCATCCATCACTAATTGATTGGAATCTTGAGCAAAAGCTTTTGACTGACCAACAAAACTTAAGCCAAGTGTGTTTTTATTCATGAATTTATAAGTAGGGATAAAACTGTACATTAATTTTGGCTGTCTTCTAGGCTGATTTCCATTGTTGTCACCAGAAGTAATTTCAGCTTTTGTGTATGTTAATGAACTTCTAAGGTTTAAATTATCGGTTACATTATAGGCAGACTCCAATTCCAGACCCAGAGATTTATAGTTGTTTTTGATAATGCTGTTTGAAGTAGCTTCGTAACCGCCCTGCTCATCTGTTTTAGAATGGAAGGCTGTAGCGTAGAAATATCCTCTATTAAATTTTTGTTTGTATCCAATTTCAGATTGTTGTAAAAAATCTAAAGCGTTGATTTTATTTCCATCCAAATAATTCAAACCACTAAATAGAATTCTGTCCGCTTTAGCTGAAGCACCTTTACTGATACGTGCGAAAACAGACTGTCTGTTATTAATTAAGAAATTGGCTCCTAAAGTATAAGAATAATAATCGTAATCATAATTTACCGGCGTAGCATTGGCATTATCAATCGCATAAACATTTTGTTCCGGTACTGATATTTTTCCGTCATTGTTGATGTCATAGGTTGTTGAAACGCCTCCGGCAAATGAACCCGTTACTTTTCCTTTGTCATAACGTAAACCTCCTTCAAATGATAATTTTTCAGTTGCATCTACCGTAATATTGATATATGGTGCCGAAACATTGTATTGTGTATCATAATTTCGGGCTAAATTTCCCCAAGCCGGAGTTCCATAAGCATAAAGACCATTTTCTGACAATAATGTACCGGCTGCATTTTTAACGTTTATCAAACGAGGATTCGCATCTGAAACTTCTTGTAAATATGAATTCCACAGCCATGACATAGATACATTTTGCATGGATTTAAAAAATCCGGCTGTTATTCCTATTTTGTCCAATTTTTTCGTCAACCTCAAATCATTCATAAAATTCCCCATGTTGTTTAATTGAGTGTCGAACATGTGAATTCTGGCAACTAAACCATTTGGAGTATTAAAAGCGGCTCCATTATCAGCATAGCTTAAAGTTGATCCAGCTCCAAACGAATTGGCAATTGTTGAAGCTGTGGCTAATTCAGCAGGGAATGGAGAAATAAAACCACCAGTATTTAATGTTAATCGGATGTTGTCATTAATTTTCCAGCCGTCGCCTAAGTCAAATGAAGCATTGGCTCCTATCGATTTTGAAATTGGATGCATTCCATTAGCAACTGCTTCTCTGCGAACATTTCCGTCAGGACCAAGTCCAAGATTATGAGTTAAGTAGATAGATTGTAAAGCACCAGTTGTGGCATCATAACCGTCAACACTTTTCCAATTTGGGTTGGCATTTGTTCCAGAAACAGCTACTGGCATTGGCATATAAGCGACCGCCCTGTCATTTAAGAATTTAGCGTAAACCGTAATAGAACCATTTTCAAATTCTTTAGTAATATTAAATTTAAATTGTCCACCATTATTGCTATTAAATCCTGTATTTCTAATTCCTTCACCAGTTCTGTAAAAACCACCAGCGTGAAAGTACAAACCTTCTCCAATTTTTCCGCCATAATCCAAATCGGTTCTAAAATTGCCATAATCTAAACCAAAAGCAGTGCTCAAATTACCACCTTCTGTTTTTCCTGTTTTGCTGATAAAGTTGATTATCCCTCCCGGAGAATTCGTTGACAAAGTAGAAGCCGAACCTCCACGAATAGCTTCTATTCTAGCAATATTTCCATCAAATCTTGTAAAAATATCTGCAGTTGCAAATGCAATATCACCAAATAATAATACCGGTAATCCATCTTCCTGAAGTTGTAAATATTTGGATCCGCCAGATGAAATTGGAACTCCACGAACAGAAATATTTGAGTTTCCTTCACCTCCTGAAGATTCTGAACGAATACCGGGAATGGTACGGAAAATTTCAGCTGTCGATCTAGGTGCGGATTGTGTTATCTGTTCTGTCCCCAATGAAGTTATCGAAACACTAGATTTTATTTTTGCTTTCGGATTTACAACTCCAGTGATCACCACATCATCTAAAACATTTGCATTTTCTACTAAGGATATGTTTTGTATGGTGTTGCCATCTATAGATACTTTTAATTCGACTGATTTAAATCCGATATAAGCAGCAATAATGTTTATCGTTTCATTTTTTAGATCTGAAAATGAATATTTTCCGTCTGAATCAGTTGCGGTTGCTTTATTACTGTTTTTTATCGTAATATTTACTCCTTGAAGTGGATTCCCCGAAGCATCAGATACTGTCCCCGATAAGTTTGAGTTTTGTGAAAAAGAGAAGTTAAAAAGCAATAATGCCGTAACTAATCCCATTTTTTTTAATAACGAATTTGTTGTTTTCATGGGTTAAAATTATTTGATTAATAATTTGTTTGGTTATTTTTTATCAAATCTATTTTTAATTTCACAAAGCAAGTTAGTGTTTTTAACCGAAAACGTTTTCGAAAACACCGAAAACGTTTTCGGTTTTGTAATTTTTTTTTTCGATATTTGTTTTTATGAGAGAGACGACATTAAAAGAAATAGCCACAGCCTTAGGCATATCCATCACCACTGTTTCAAAGGCGTTAAAAAACTATCCTGATGTTAGCGAAAAAACAAGGAAAGCAGTAATTGCTCTAGCCGAAGAATTAAGCTATACACCTAACAGTTTTGCCGTAAATCTGAGAACTAAAGAATCTAAAACCATTGGTTTGATAATTCCGGAAGTGGTGCACCATTTTTTTTCCGGAGTTGTTAATGGCATTATCGCTGAAGCAGAACGGCATGGCTATTTAGTTATTATTCTTCAGTCTAATGAATCTTTGGAATTAGAGAAAAAACAAGTAGCCCTTTTAATAAATAAAAGAGTTGATGGAATTATAATGTCGCTGTCCAACGATTCGAATGATGACATTCACCTGAAAGAAATTCTTAGAAAAGAGATTCCGTTTGTGCAATTTGATAAAATTTCCAAATTGATTCCGAGTTCAAAGGTTATTATTAATGACCAGAAAGCAGCAATGGAAGCTGTCCAGCATCTAATTGATATGGGATGCAAAAAAATCGCTCATATTCGTGGTCTTGAAAATCCGCAAAATGCCATTGATCGTTTTTTGGGGTATAAAAAAGCATTGGAAAAAAATGGAATTCCGTTTGATTCTTCATTGGTTTATTCTTGTAAAACGATCACTTTTGAGCAGGGAGTCGAATTCGCAAAACAAATTTTGGAGGAGGACAAAGGGATTGATGGAATTTTTGCCATCACGGATTTAGTTGCTGTTGGGGTTTTGGCCCATTTTAATGAAAAAGGAATTCAGGTACCTGATCAAATTGCTGTAATTGGTTTTAGCAACTGGTTAGTCTCACAGGTAATTACACCAAAATTAAGTACAGTTGATCAGCCTAGCTATGAAATGGGTGTTGCTGCTTTTAATTTGTTATTAGAAGAAATGTCATGCCGAAAAGAAGGAAAGTCTTTCGAACCTAAAATAATTGAATTGAATACTGATGTAATTCCCCGTGAATCAACACTTAAAAAGCGATAAAAAGAGACTAAAAAAAGACAAGATCACTAAAATAGTACTTTATATCAAACGCAAATATAAAATAGTCACTTAGAATATCCTCACTCCTCACCTCTCCAAAGAGGGCAATAGTGAAATATAAGCATTAGCTGCCGTTACTTTCGCTATGAAGAGTTTACGGAAAATCACCCTCAATTTATCCAACGTTTTTCACAGCATCTTATTACTTCATATTTTGGAATTACTAAAGAAACCTTGAGCCAAATAAAAAAACAAGCCCTCAGGTAAACATCCCTTTTTAGACTAAAAATCGAAACCGCTGACAATTGCCAACGGTTTTTTCACACCCGAATATCCTTTCCTTTTTTAGGCGCTTATTTGCTTCTTTAATAGATTTGCGGTTGCTTTTATAAATTCTTCTTTCCCTTTTTTGGCTTCATTTATCAGTACTTTAATATCAGCTGGAATCTCAAAATATTTATCAGCCCACAAATGCATTTCTACAATAATGGGCAATAAATCGATTGCTTTTTGGGTGAGTTTATATAAAACTTTTGCCTTACTTTCTGGGTGTTCTAATTTTTCGATAAGTTTATTTTCTTCTAAATTTTGAAGTCTTGATGCTAAAATATTTGTAGCAATTTTTTCTTCCGATTTCAAAAACTCGCCATAAGTTGATTTTTGACGAAACATCATATCTCTAATAATCAGCAGCGACCACTTGTCTCCAAAGACATCTAACGTACAGCTAATAGGACAATCCGATCTTTTTTTTACTTCTTTCATAAAATTATTTTTAAAAAACACTTGCATATTGAAAGTAATTTATATATTTGCACTTGCAATATGCAAGCAAAAATATGAATTAATTTTTAAATACGATTAAAATGAAACAAAATATTTTAGTAACAGGAGCCTCATCAGGTTTTGGTTTGTTAATCGCAAACAAGCTGAGTCAAAATGGCTACAATGTAATTGGTACCAGCAGAAATCCTGAAAAGTACGGAGCAACAGTACCATTCAAAATGATAGCTTTAGATTTGGATTCGGAGCAGTCAATTAGTTCTTTTTCAGAAAGACTATTTAAAGAAATACCAAAATTGGATATTTTGATTAACAATGCAGGCTTTTTAGTAGCAGGTATTGCTGAAGAAATTCCTATTGAATTAGGCAGACAGCAATTGGAAACTAACTTTTGGGGAACTATTAAAGTAACCAATACCATATTGCCTCAATTTAGAAAACAAAAATTTGGTAAAATTATTACCGTTGGGTCTATTGTTGGACTTGTGGCATTTCCAAATGTGGCCTATTATGCAGCATCCAAA of Flavobacterium marginilacus contains these proteins:
- a CDS encoding winged helix-turn-helix transcriptional regulator → MKEVKKRSDCPISCTLDVFGDKWSLLIIRDMMFRQKSTYGEFLKSEEKIATNILASRLQNLEENKLIEKLEHPESKAKVLYKLTQKAIDLLPIIVEMHLWADKYFEIPADIKVLINEAKKGKEEFIKATANLLKKQISA
- a CDS encoding carbohydrate kinase family protein; this encodes MNNIDILCVGEVLVDFIGHQSGVFIDNTRDYHRYLGGSPTNVAMNSSRLGLNTIMVATVGNDGFGTYILDRLSSVGLNTDHIKCLDNKSTSVIFVSRSESTPDFIPYREADYCIYEEQISKETLSKTEIFHTTCFALSKKPAQDTILKKAEEAYNLGCRLSIDVNYAKKLWNSQEEAIQVIKTYCKFNPLIKISEDDMLRLFEKELPHEEIFNFFHNEGVDIVCLTLGSKGVKLSQKGNDLIQLPAVKIDKVVDTTGAGDAFWSGFLFAYIKKKAIHECLDIALKLAALKLQNVGRLPDNINILSQLL
- a CDS encoding SDR family NAD(P)-dependent oxidoreductase; the encoded protein is MKQNILVTGASSGFGLLIANKLSQNGYNVIGTSRNPEKYGATVPFKMIALDLDSEQSISSFSERLFKEIPKLDILINNAGFLVAGIAEEIPIELGRQQLETNFWGTIKVTNTILPQFRKQKFGKIITVGSIVGLVAFPNVAYYAASKHALEGYFKALRYELNEFNIDVAMIEPAAFKTSIMDNSSSPINKIADYNSLRLKIEKFTNELVKSAEDPKIVAEKVLKVVQTDKPKFRNIVGKGTSVLINLQHFAYGILEKNVLKQLNK
- a CDS encoding LacI family DNA-binding transcriptional regulator is translated as MRETTLKEIATALGISITTVSKALKNYPDVSEKTRKAVIALAEELSYTPNSFAVNLRTKESKTIGLIIPEVVHHFFSGVVNGIIAEAERHGYLVIILQSNESLELEKKQVALLINKRVDGIIMSLSNDSNDDIHLKEILRKEIPFVQFDKISKLIPSSKVIINDQKAAMEAVQHLIDMGCKKIAHIRGLENPQNAIDRFLGYKKALEKNGIPFDSSLVYSCKTITFEQGVEFAKQILEEDKGIDGIFAITDLVAVGVLAHFNEKGIQVPDQIAVIGFSNWLVSQVITPKLSTVDQPSYEMGVAAFNLLLEEMSCRKEGKSFEPKIIELNTDVIPRESTLKKR
- a CDS encoding MFS transporter, yielding MVLSKPKVSFWQIINMNVGFFGIQYSFGLQQSAVNPIYDFLHASPDQIPILNLAGPLTGLLIQPIIGAMSDKTWHPRWGRRKPYFFIGAVICSIALFLFPFSSSLWMAAGLLWILDVGNNTAMEPYRAFIADTLNEDQQPTGFQAQSFFTGFGQFLSYISLFLFPIVFTGYNGELPNWIYASFFLGAVLSITSIWWSMKKTAEIPPAKEEIEKIKSEPLNLLSPFVDIYHAVLEMPKVMWQLFLVYLFQWYALMCFWQNNSKSIALSVWNVTPSNKEIYEKAVEWMGLIGAFGFIITFSVAFYLAKLAKRHSPKMVHFVCLLFGAISFFFFPIIQNQYLFLPVIIGYGVAWASMMGIPYLMVVTNIPKERYGVYMGIINMMIVIPMILQNLSFGFILKHFLNNDARLAVTFAGVLLILSAIATLFIKSKKPQTM
- a CDS encoding TonB-dependent receptor, which codes for MKTTNSLLKKMGLVTALLLFNFSFSQNSNLSGTVSDASGNPLQGVNITIKNSNKATATDSDGKYSFSDLKNETINIIAAYIGFKSVELKVSIDGNTIQNISLVENANVLDDVVITGVVNPKAKIKSSVSITSLGTEQITQSAPRSTAEIFRTIPGIRSESSGGEGNSNISVRGVPISSGGSKYLQLQEDGLPVLLFGDIAFATADIFTRFDGNIARIEAIRGGSASTLSTNSPGGIINFISKTGKTEGGNLSTAFGLDYGNFRTDLDYGGKIGEGLYFHAGGFYRTGEGIRNTGFNSNNGGQFKFNITKEFENGSITVYAKFLNDRAVAYMPMPVAVSGTNANPNWKSVDGYDATTGALQSIYLTHNLGLGPDGNVRREAVANGMHPISKSIGANASFDLGDGWKINDNIRLTLNTGGFISPFPAELATASTIANSFGAGSTLSYADNGAAFNTPNGLVARIHMFDTQLNNMGNFMNDLRLTKKLDKIGITAGFFKSMQNVSMSWLWNSYLQEVSDANPRLINVKNAAGTLLSENGLYAYGTPAWGNLARNYDTQYNVSAPYINITVDATEKLSFEGGLRYDKGKVTGSFAGGVSTTYDINNDGKISVPEQNVYAIDNANATPVNYDYDYYSYTLGANFLINNRQSVFARISKGASAKADRILFSGLNYLDGNKINALDFLQQSEIGYKQKFNRGYFYATAFHSKTDEQGGYEATSNSIIKNNYKSLGLELESAYNVTDNLNLRSSLTYTKAEITSGDNNGNQPRRQPKLMYSFIPTYKFMNKNTLGLSFVGQSKAFAQDSNQLVMDGFVIVNGFVEVGIAKGLSLNISGNNLFNTLAITEAEEGSITENKVNYVRARSMTGRSLSMALSYKF